A genomic stretch from Pochonia chlamydosporia 170 chromosome 4, whole genome shotgun sequence includes:
- a CDS encoding bleomycin hydrolase (similar to Neurospora crassa OR74A XP_965236.2) has translation MGAQQSKTPASRAHDKAVDRMRKLKIQDAESSSEINEKSGGGLARDAQPLPLDAVSMLPSQILDDPRNRLALSALSSANPRTVLTSQASKIANQHVFNTKIPLEGGPITNQRSSGRCWLFASTNVFRVAIMKKYNLESFELSQNYLYYYDKLEKANWFLEQIIDTSSEDLEGRLVQRLLDDLISDGGQWDMVYNLVEKYGLVPQALYPDSWNAKNSSILNTVLKTKLREFALALRRAIAADQAPGVISAMKIIYMQDVQKIMTLLLGPTPNPTEEFTWTYADKDNKVHSQTMTPKDFAKNTTSSNFQISSTTISDMVSLVHDPRNELMSLLTVDRLGNVVGGRNITYINVDMDTLKNACVKMIKAGLPIFFGCDVGKFSDKTSGIMDLNIFDYEVGIGTDLLGMTKEQRLRAGESLMTHAMVLTAVHLDEKTGKPVRWRVQNSWGTEDVGDKGWFVMTDEWMDEFVYQAVVDPKFLSREVRDVLGQEPTVLPLWDPMGSLA, from the exons ATGGGAGCGCAACAGTCCAAGACGCCTGCGTCTCGAGCGCATGACAAAGCCGTTGACCGTATGCGCAAGCTGAAGATCCAAGATGCCGAGAGCTCTAGTGAGATAAATGAGAAGAGTGGCGGTGGTTTGGCTCGCGATGCTCAGCCTCTGCCCTTGGATGCTGTTTCAATGCTTCCCTCTCAGATTCTGGACGATCCGCGAAATAG ACTTGCCCTGTCGGCATTGAGCTCTGCGAACCCCAGAACGGTTCTCACCTCGCAGGCATCCAAGATTGCTAACCAGCATgtcttcaacaccaagattcCGCTGGAGGGCGGCCCAATTACCAACCAACGGTCTAGTGGTCGATGCTGGTTGTTTGCCTCTACGAATGTATTCCGCGTGGCTATCATGAAGAAATACAATTTGGAGTCGTTTGAGTTGTCGCAGAACTATCTATACTACTACGATAAGCTCGAGAAGGCGAACTGGTTCCTCGAGCAAATCATTGACACATCCAGCGAGGACTTGGAAGGCCGTCTTGTCCAACGACTTTTAGACGATCTTATTTCGGACGGCGGCCAATGGGATATGGTGTACAACCTTGTTGAAAAGTATGGATTGGTCCCTCAGGCTTTATATCCGGATAGCTGGAACGCAAAAAATTCGAGCATTCTGAATACCGTGCTCAAGACGAAACTCCGCGAATTCGCTCTTGCTCTGCGCAGAGCCATCGCCGCTGATCAAGCACCGGGTGTGATTTCCGCCATGAAAATCATATACATGCAGGACGTGCAAAAGATCATGACGCTCCTCCTGGGACCTACGCCGAATCCTACCGAGGAATTCACATGGACATACGccgacaaggacaacaaggTGCACTCCCAGACCATGACTCccaaagactttgccaaaaacaccaccagctccaacTTCCAAATCAGCTCGACCACCATCTCGGACATGGTGTCGCTGGTGCACGACCCACGCAACGAGCTCATGTCTCTCCTCACAGTCGATCGACTCGGCAATGTCGTTGGCGGCCGCAACATCACCTACATCAACGTCGATATGGACACCCTCAAGAACGCATGCGTAAAGATGATCAAGGCCGGACTAcccatcttctttggctgtgaCGTCGGCAAGTTCAGCGACAAGACGTCCGGAATCATGGACCTCAACATCTTTGACTACGaggttggcattggcacGGATCTGCTCGGCATGACCAAGGAGCAGAGACTGCGTGCGGGAGAGAGTCTCATGACGCATGCTATGGTTTTGACGGCCGTGCATCTGGATGAGAAGACGGGAAAGCCTGTTCGGTGGAGGGTCCAGAATAGCTGGGGCACGGAGGATGTTGGCGATAAGGGGTGGTTTGTCATGACGGATGAGTGGATGGATGAGTTTGTTTACCAGGCGGTTGTTGATCCTAAGTTTTTGAGTAGGGAGGTGAGGGATGTGCTTGGGCAGGAGCCTACGGTTTTGCCGTTGTGGGATCCTATGGGTTCTTTGGCTTGA